One window from the genome of Bdellovibrio sp. NC01 encodes:
- a CDS encoding EF-hand domain-containing protein, whose protein sequence is MGTVYLRRALSAALVFSGSLAFAQTRSFPMSVNTATSGESVVSAPASGLVTRSGNATMQVKIVNSCFGTNLRGVTNPVAPSSEIYADFDLVVGSKSYHIGVWYPAIIISALGFNPSSVNPISAEKLNIPAGGNAAIYGNTVVINSPFPSKVSVDAAGNIVDADPGAVYVNPATVSFTQKVSTCDGSAYGAYGVSSYVPAKACGDYMGKNGPISATLGQVNVASDKSSVEINVSFPGQTGFCGGYYSPLMVFFDDARPAFSNITDFPLNKFAKTSWPEANHVGYFLALDDGSGKITKKDQLFGNDEKYKNGFEALKALDSNHDGVIDKRDKAFKNLVLWSDKNGDGVSQPNELVKLSSKVVKISLNYKDDRIVAQGMYAEEREYADFWYKDAKGKLKKGDIVDVWLSPRNVQLSQK, encoded by the coding sequence ATGGGGACGGTTTATTTACGAAGAGCACTGAGTGCTGCTTTGGTTTTTTCGGGGAGTCTCGCGTTCGCACAGACAAGAAGTTTTCCGATGTCAGTGAATACTGCAACGTCGGGAGAGTCAGTCGTTTCCGCACCGGCGTCGGGGCTGGTCACTCGTTCAGGGAACGCGACTATGCAAGTGAAGATTGTGAACTCGTGCTTCGGTACGAACTTGCGTGGTGTGACGAATCCGGTTGCTCCTAGTTCTGAAATCTATGCGGATTTTGATTTGGTTGTTGGTAGCAAAAGCTATCATATTGGCGTTTGGTATCCAGCTATCATCATTTCTGCTCTAGGATTTAATCCAAGTTCTGTAAATCCAATTTCAGCAGAAAAATTAAATATTCCTGCCGGAGGAAATGCAGCGATCTATGGTAACACAGTCGTTATCAACTCGCCTTTTCCAAGTAAAGTATCCGTGGATGCTGCGGGAAATATCGTTGATGCCGATCCAGGTGCAGTTTACGTAAATCCAGCTACAGTTTCCTTCACTCAAAAGGTGAGCACTTGTGATGGATCAGCATATGGTGCGTATGGTGTATCGTCGTATGTTCCGGCGAAGGCCTGTGGCGATTACATGGGAAAAAACGGTCCGATTAGTGCGACATTGGGTCAAGTGAATGTCGCATCGGATAAATCGAGTGTAGAAATTAACGTATCGTTCCCGGGGCAAACGGGTTTCTGCGGAGGTTATTATTCGCCGTTGATGGTGTTCTTCGATGATGCGCGTCCTGCATTTTCGAACATCACTGATTTCCCGTTGAATAAATTTGCTAAAACATCATGGCCTGAAGCCAATCACGTGGGTTATTTCTTAGCTCTTGATGATGGTTCTGGCAAAATTACTAAAAAGGATCAACTTTTTGGTAACGATGAGAAATATAAAAATGGTTTTGAGGCTCTGAAAGCTTTGGATTCAAATCATGATGGCGTTATCGACAAGCGCGATAAAGCTTTCAAAAATTTGGTTCTTTGGAGTGATAAAAATGGTGATGGTGTTTCTCAACCAAATGAGTTAGTGAAGCTTTCGTCGAAGGTCGTAAAAATCTCTTTGAACTACAAAGATGATCGTATCGTTGCTCAAGGCATGTATGCGGAAGAGCGTGAATACGCAGACTTCTGGTATAAAGATGCCAAAGGCAAATTGAAAAAAGGCGATATCGTCGACGTATGGTTGTCGCCACGTAATGTGCAGTTAAGTCAGAAGTAG
- a CDS encoding prepilin-type N-terminal cleavage/methylation domain-containing protein: MIKKFNSTLKNNKGFTLPEVIVGVGLAAVVTAAVVATQVTATKDQMALKKQLDESIDEMQAERILFGDFNTVEPSYNNIVMNDDNGLNFFDYYPDLPANSVAGSLTRTITLSSETVNKTVSVVSQDLAAGATMNYDPTAAYVIGSAPADFNKAAPLTFVSVNRNNWVGAVRPGFWTTGMMLMFDTLAKVRPTKSDGTLDMQTPPRSPTFVGSVQGLVLQPVGEPFSSLLKKNQPDTGATIPDADTFLRNVPSVGGGQSVIRLRAVKVLQYTMEPVLSENPECYPNGDTTKKPYRHSNFYKLIYRGASAPAKVLLANKVCSFVMTRDSVLKRMIYFKINKPQDLATQTQTAGL, translated from the coding sequence ATGATTAAAAAATTTAATAGCACCCTCAAAAATAATAAAGGTTTTACGCTTCCGGAAGTCATTGTTGGTGTCGGTCTTGCGGCAGTTGTAACTGCGGCAGTAGTCGCGACGCAAGTGACGGCAACAAAAGATCAAATGGCTTTAAAGAAGCAATTGGATGAATCTATCGATGAGATGCAGGCCGAGAGAATTCTTTTCGGTGATTTTAATACAGTTGAGCCTTCGTATAATAACATTGTGATGAACGATGATAATGGATTGAATTTCTTCGATTATTATCCGGATCTTCCTGCAAACTCTGTGGCTGGTAGTTTGACCAGAACAATCACGTTGTCATCCGAAACCGTAAATAAAACGGTAAGTGTGGTATCGCAAGATTTGGCTGCGGGAGCGACGATGAACTACGATCCAACTGCGGCTTACGTGATTGGTTCGGCTCCAGCCGACTTTAATAAAGCGGCGCCATTGACGTTCGTTTCTGTAAATCGAAATAACTGGGTTGGTGCTGTTCGCCCGGGATTTTGGACGACGGGCATGATGTTGATGTTTGATACTTTGGCCAAAGTTCGCCCGACTAAATCGGATGGCACTTTGGATATGCAAACTCCGCCAAGAAGTCCAACTTTTGTTGGTTCGGTTCAAGGGCTGGTTTTGCAACCTGTGGGTGAACCATTCTCTTCTTTGTTAAAGAAAAATCAGCCAGATACAGGGGCTACTATTCCTGACGCAGATACATTTTTAAGAAATGTTCCATCGGTTGGCGGGGGCCAATCGGTTATACGTTTGCGCGCAGTTAAAGTTTTACAATACACAATGGAGCCAGTGCTAAGTGAAAATCCAGAGTGTTATCCGAATGGTGATACGACTAAAAAACCATATCGTCATTCCAACTTCTATAAGCTCATTTATCGCGGAGCCAGCGCGCCAGCTAAGGTGCTGCTTGCGAATAAAGTTTGTAGCTTTGTGATGACTCGCGATTCTGTTTTGAAAAGAATGATTTATTTTAAAATTAACAAACCACAGGACTTAGCGACTCAAACGCAAACTGCGGGTCTTTAG
- a CDS encoding cation diffusion facilitator family transporter, whose protein sequence is MSEKHAHHNHSHSGSHSHSHSHSHAHAHGAIIGRMRFAFLLNLGFAVIELVGGIMTNSVAILSDALHDFGDALAMVLAITMEKVSHRSSDEHFSYGYRRFSVLGAVITGLILIAGSIFILIEAIPRLIHPQQPEANGMLMLAFFGVAVNGYAAYRVSQGTSLNERMLMWHMIEDVAGWVLVLIGALIMKFFDVPQIDAGLAIALSLWILYNVFRNLKEALKVFLMASPGSASVEEINSEIKKIELVEDVHHSHLWSLDGENHVMSVHVVLTAAASMQDMQKVKSQIKSLVKKYGIIEATIETEVSGFACIDPEHK, encoded by the coding sequence ATGTCTGAAAAACACGCGCATCACAACCACAGTCATTCAGGTTCTCATAGCCATTCACACAGTCATTCGCATGCCCATGCTCACGGTGCCATCATCGGGCGTATGCGCTTTGCTTTCTTGTTGAATTTAGGCTTTGCAGTGATCGAATTGGTGGGTGGAATTATGACGAATTCCGTCGCGATCTTAAGTGATGCGCTTCATGATTTTGGTGATGCGCTAGCGATGGTTTTAGCGATCACGATGGAAAAAGTGTCGCACCGTTCAAGTGATGAGCATTTTTCATATGGTTACCGTCGTTTCTCTGTCCTAGGTGCAGTGATTACCGGTTTGATTTTGATTGCCGGCTCTATCTTTATTTTGATTGAAGCGATTCCGCGTTTAATTCATCCGCAACAACCTGAAGCGAATGGCATGTTGATGTTGGCGTTCTTTGGTGTCGCCGTGAATGGTTATGCAGCTTATCGTGTTTCGCAAGGCACTTCGTTGAACGAGCGCATGTTGATGTGGCACATGATCGAAGACGTGGCGGGGTGGGTGCTGGTTTTGATTGGTGCTTTGATTATGAAATTTTTCGACGTGCCACAAATTGATGCGGGTCTTGCGATCGCGTTGTCATTGTGGATTTTATATAACGTCTTCAGAAATTTGAAAGAAGCATTGAAAGTTTTTTTGATGGCATCGCCGGGTAGTGCCAGCGTTGAAGAAATTAATTCTGAAATTAAAAAAATCGAATTGGTTGAAGATGTTCACCATTCACATTTGTGGTCTTTGGATGGTGAAAATCATGTGATGAGTGTGCATGTCGTGTTGACTGCAGCAGCCTCAATGCAGGACATGCAGAAAGTAAAGAGCCAAATCAAAAGTCTCGTTAAGAAATACGGAATCATCGAAGCAACCATCGAAACAGAAGTCTCAGGTTTCGCGTGTATCGATCCGGAACATAAGTAA
- a CDS encoding heme A synthase has product MTKSGFKKFAFSLLIYTILVILWGAWVRISHSGDGCGDTWPLCHGQLIPEAQRGKTWVEYGHRLMSGIYGFVVIYFWWVARKIYPKGHFARKAALATLIFMITEALLGAKLVLFKLVTTNDTPYRAFVMALHQINSFMLTGAAALAYAAATLSAPLDQPSQQDKKYKYLPWVIVIIGVTGAWAALSNSLFPTDNLFEGFLADFNSESHFLVRLRGLHPLFAVIGAGSLAFFFWMKAQISDNALLQKKSLQMSLLLIVGILFGMATLFLHAPTWMKITHLLLAHTIWVVLLQWVFFVRARQSN; this is encoded by the coding sequence ATGACAAAATCTGGATTCAAGAAATTTGCATTTAGCCTTCTGATTTATACGATTCTTGTGATTCTGTGGGGTGCGTGGGTACGCATTTCTCATTCGGGTGATGGGTGTGGCGACACGTGGCCTTTGTGTCACGGCCAACTTATTCCCGAAGCGCAACGAGGCAAAACGTGGGTTGAATACGGCCATCGTTTGATGTCTGGCATCTATGGTTTTGTCGTGATTTATTTCTGGTGGGTCGCACGCAAGATCTATCCAAAAGGTCACTTCGCAAGAAAAGCAGCTCTTGCCACTTTGATTTTCATGATTACTGAAGCGCTTCTTGGCGCGAAATTGGTTTTATTTAAGCTTGTTACAACAAACGATACTCCCTATCGCGCATTTGTGATGGCGCTTCATCAAATCAATTCATTCATGCTCACAGGTGCTGCAGCTCTTGCTTATGCGGCGGCAACTCTCAGTGCGCCTCTTGACCAACCATCACAACAAGATAAGAAATATAAATATCTTCCGTGGGTGATTGTGATCATTGGCGTGACAGGTGCGTGGGCAGCGCTATCAAACTCACTCTTCCCGACTGACAACTTGTTCGAGGGCTTCCTTGCCGACTTCAACAGTGAATCGCACTTCTTGGTTAGACTTCGTGGTCTTCACCCGTTATTCGCGGTGATCGGTGCGGGCTCACTTGCGTTCTTCTTCTGGATGAAAGCGCAAATCTCTGACAACGCTCTTCTGCAAAAAAAATCTCTGCAAATGAGCTTGCTACTTATCGTGGGAATTTTATTTGGAATGGCGACGTTGTTCTTACACGCGCCAACGTGGATGAAGATCACTCACTTATTGCTAGCGCATACTATTTGGGTGGTGTTGCTACAATGGGTGTTCTTTGTAAGAGCCCGACAGTCGAATTAA
- a CDS encoding LON peptidase substrate-binding domain-containing protein gives MEVFLFPLVNVTLFPRTTKPLNIFEPRYLAMIKDAIANKQPIALAYIEDPSKVVPVRPGEAVPFVREIAGYGYAQIIEERVNGTLLIFLQGQGKLRLGKVLDRGTPYIVCEGSIIPEKSILEPPQKPKLSSMHKILSRWIYSHIPDPMQQEMFMKNLNQPEEIVGAFASYMVRDYDLQQMVLEYDDINDKVVFLHRLMESNELTV, from the coding sequence ATGGAAGTCTTTCTGTTCCCTCTTGTTAACGTGACTCTTTTCCCGAGAACCACGAAGCCGTTAAATATCTTCGAGCCTCGCTATTTGGCTATGATAAAAGATGCCATCGCCAATAAGCAGCCCATTGCGCTTGCTTACATTGAAGATCCTTCAAAAGTGGTTCCTGTTCGTCCCGGAGAAGCGGTTCCCTTTGTTCGAGAAATCGCTGGCTACGGTTACGCACAGATTATCGAGGAACGAGTCAACGGGACACTTTTGATCTTTCTTCAAGGGCAAGGCAAGTTACGTCTAGGCAAAGTACTTGATCGCGGCACGCCGTATATCGTGTGCGAAGGTTCGATCATTCCTGAAAAATCGATTTTAGAGCCGCCACAAAAACCGAAGTTAAGCTCGATGCATAAGATCTTGTCGCGCTGGATTTACAGCCACATTCCAGATCCTATGCAACAAGAGATGTTCATGAAAAATCTTAATCAACCGGAAGAGATCGTCGGCGCTTTCGCATCCTACATGGTGCGCGACTACGATTTGCAGCAGATGGTTTTGGAATACGACGATATCAACGATAAGGTCGTCTTCTTACATCGCTTGATGGAATCAAACGAGCTGACAGTTTAA
- a CDS encoding thiol-disulfide oxidoreductase DCC family protein, with protein sequence MRNVVFFDGICHLCNGFVDAVIIRDKQHSYLFAPLQGTTAEELLPEKDRTDLNSVVYYEAGKLYYRSAAILKILSGLGGIYKLAVIGWIIPGPLRDILYNLIAKNRYAWFGQRDFCRLPTKEERSYLLE encoded by the coding sequence ATGAGAAATGTAGTCTTTTTCGACGGTATCTGTCACCTTTGTAACGGGTTCGTTGATGCTGTGATTATCCGAGACAAACAGCATTCTTACCTCTTCGCACCCCTTCAAGGAACGACGGCGGAAGAGCTATTGCCAGAGAAGGATCGTACTGACTTAAACTCCGTAGTATATTATGAGGCCGGCAAACTTTATTATCGCTCTGCGGCCATTCTTAAAATTCTCTCAGGACTTGGTGGGATCTACAAATTGGCGGTGATCGGTTGGATCATCCCTGGCCCATTACGAGACATCTTGTACAATTTGATCGCTAAAAATCGCTATGCTTGGTTTGGCCAAAGAGACTTCTGCCGTCTTCCAACCAAAGAAGAGCGCTCTTATTTGCTGGAATAA
- a CDS encoding (deoxy)nucleoside triphosphate pyrophosphohydrolase, whose translation MNQKREPVLVVAALIRRSFDSDRKILVVRRGPAQSGAGYWEFPGGKVDPGETSEAALVREIDEELGLPIQVDGFLEELDFAYPSKTIRLRVYWAMTAQSQIELREHDAMKWCLPEEIVEEELSAADRPFVQLIRAVYSSK comes from the coding sequence ATGAATCAGAAACGTGAACCCGTTTTAGTTGTGGCTGCTCTTATTCGCAGAAGCTTCGATAGTGATCGGAAAATTCTTGTTGTCAGAAGAGGTCCCGCGCAAAGCGGCGCAGGATACTGGGAGTTTCCCGGCGGTAAAGTCGATCCAGGAGAAACCTCTGAAGCGGCTCTGGTGCGTGAAATTGATGAAGAATTGGGTTTGCCGATTCAAGTCGATGGCTTTCTTGAAGAACTCGACTTTGCGTATCCTTCAAAGACAATTCGCCTAAGAGTTTATTGGGCGATGACGGCGCAATCGCAAATCGAATTACGAGAGCATGACGCTATGAAGTGGTGTCTTCCGGAAGAAATCGTTGAAGAGGAGTTGTCGGCTGCGGATCGACCTTTTGTGCAGTTGATCCGCGCTGTTTATTCCAGCAAATAA
- a CDS encoding Na/Pi cotransporter family protein has protein sequence MIDTGNSFFILLISGVALFLYGMGLASSSLEKIMAGKITNLLNRLSQSKFLAILTGVVLTTLMQSSGAVTSMLVGLGSARVVNLRQVMGVIIGTAIGTTLTVQLISLDLSQYALPVFAIAFAFYFKAKKTVFKNLSLTAMGFALLFLGLKLVSVSAHHFAENPMLTEFFQSVRDNPGYSLLISIVFCAFVQSSAITIGLAMSLAAVKAITFYDAMIWVYGANIGTTSVALIAAAGGNYIGRQVAWAHFFYKTISVVIFYPFTQLFIDFLMSFDTTISRSIANAHLVFNIVSAILFFPFINKGAALIEKMFPKSASEEFGTEFVNMDNYQSSALAVSYANREIMRTADIVLGMIKDSIRLFETNDPKDFDSIKDRDNKVDFLYRETKMFLLDHANKSNTVVHQNIMNMIMFLSDLERAADAIDINILALAIKKNALKLEFSSEGWHEIRGMHEQVVKVAAMAINSYQQRELCDAAIQLKRELAKLEITFRENHISRLNRGLNSSINTSSIHLDLLSEYRRIASLLVNHAYNQSTTP, from the coding sequence ATGATTGATACGGGGAATTCATTTTTTATCTTACTGATCAGCGGTGTTGCGCTGTTCCTATACGGCATGGGCCTGGCGAGTTCTTCACTCGAAAAGATCATGGCCGGCAAAATCACAAATCTTTTGAACCGCCTTTCGCAGAGTAAATTTCTTGCGATCTTAACTGGCGTCGTCCTAACGACTTTAATGCAAAGCTCTGGTGCCGTGACTTCGATGCTTGTGGGCTTGGGTTCGGCGCGTGTCGTGAATCTTCGTCAAGTGATGGGTGTCATCATTGGTACGGCCATCGGTACGACATTGACGGTTCAATTGATCTCTTTGGATTTATCGCAGTATGCCCTGCCGGTTTTTGCGATCGCGTTTGCGTTCTATTTTAAAGCGAAGAAAACAGTTTTCAAAAATCTTTCGTTAACGGCGATGGGTTTTGCATTACTGTTCTTGGGTCTGAAACTGGTTTCCGTTTCTGCGCATCACTTTGCAGAAAACCCAATGCTGACGGAGTTCTTCCAAAGCGTTCGTGATAACCCAGGCTACTCTCTTTTGATTTCAATCGTCTTCTGTGCGTTCGTGCAAAGTTCGGCGATCACAATTGGTCTTGCGATGAGCTTAGCCGCCGTTAAAGCCATTACATTCTACGATGCGATGATCTGGGTTTACGGTGCGAATATTGGGACGACTTCTGTCGCATTGATTGCAGCTGCTGGTGGTAACTATATCGGTCGCCAAGTGGCGTGGGCCCATTTCTTCTATAAAACGATCAGCGTTGTGATCTTCTACCCGTTCACGCAATTATTCATCGACTTCTTAATGAGTTTCGATACGACAATTTCTCGTTCCATCGCCAATGCGCATTTGGTGTTTAATATCGTATCTGCGATCTTATTCTTCCCGTTCATCAATAAAGGTGCGGCATTGATCGAAAAGATGTTCCCGAAATCTGCATCTGAAGAATTCGGCACAGAGTTCGTGAACATGGACAATTATCAAAGCTCTGCATTGGCGGTGTCTTATGCCAATCGCGAAATCATGCGTACGGCCGATATCGTTTTAGGCATGATCAAAGACTCGATCCGTTTGTTTGAAACAAACGATCCGAAAGATTTTGATTCCATCAAAGATCGCGACAACAAAGTCGATTTCTTGTACCGCGAAACAAAGATGTTCTTACTCGACCACGCCAACAAATCGAACACGGTCGTTCATCAAAACATCATGAACATGATTATGTTCCTGAGTGATCTTGAGCGTGCAGCCGATGCGATCGACATCAACATCTTAGCTTTGGCGATTAAGAAGAACGCTTTGAAATTAGAATTCTCAAGCGAAGGTTGGCACGAAATTCGTGGCATGCACGAACAAGTTGTTAAAGTTGCGGCAATGGCCATCAACTCTTATCAACAACGCGAATTGTGCGACGCTGCAATCCAATTGAAACGCGAACTGGCGAAATTGGAAATCACATTCCGCGAAAACCATATTAGCCGTCTGAACCGTGGTTTAAATTCATCTATTAACACAAGCTCGATCCACTTGGACTTGCTCAGCGAATACCGTCGTATCGCGAGTCTTCTTGTGAATCATGCTTACAACCAAAGCACAACGCCATAG